A genomic segment from Polyangium mundeleinium encodes:
- a CDS encoding nuclear transport factor 2 family protein has translation MPTLPERILTLFATYHIRREKVLADLDAIYAPDVRFVDPFNDVTGKDRFLRINENLFKRLREMRFDDLALVGEEPHFMLAWTATIEGPMGLTITAPGVSEFRSESGVVVYHRDHWDVLSSMAASVPGVRKLYPRLTAMFFER, from the coding sequence ATGCCCACGCTGCCCGAGCGCATCCTCACGCTCTTCGCCACCTACCACATCCGCCGCGAGAAGGTCCTCGCGGACCTCGACGCGATCTACGCGCCCGACGTCCGCTTCGTCGATCCTTTCAATGACGTCACGGGCAAGGACCGCTTCCTCCGCATCAACGAGAACCTCTTCAAGCGCCTCCGGGAAATGCGCTTCGACGACCTCGCGCTCGTCGGCGAGGAGCCTCATTTCATGCTCGCGTGGACCGCGACGATCGAAGGCCCGATGGGCCTCACCATCACGGCCCCGGGCGTGAGCGAGTTCCGCTCGGAGAGCGGCGTCGTCGTCTACCACCGCGATCACTGGGACGTGCTCTCGTCCATGGCCGCGAGTGTCCCCGGCGTCCGGAAGCTCTATCCGCGCCTCACCGCCATGTTCTTCGAGCGGTAA
- a CDS encoding DUF1552 domain-containing protein, whose protein sequence is MNRRHLLRGLFGVSLALPFLESFSPRKAEAGAGDVPPFAIFMRQANGVVQQTNDEPEMFWPSQTGALTTESLNAESDRTVSELSAYASRLLLVKGINFAFPGNGCGHSGGGNQCLTAQKVSTDPVGNESLAMGESIDNRIARELNAAGVEPLTLYAGKKAGYINEVLSYRDAKVIRAAEHNPINAYKALFGLSDLDPEVLKRLAAQRKSVNDLVREQMQSLMSRKELGKADRDRLDLHFQSIRDLEIGLQCALTKEEVAAMEVMSPDARSNDNLEKVARMQMDIIALAMACGTTRAATIQIGDGNDSTEYYINGVRQKSFHKISHRIDSDGSEGPPIEGAYLLHHEIDRIHARMFRYLLDKLAAYDFGSGSLLDFGVAVWLNDLGNKYHSYTDVPYVLVGGANGYLKTGQYVDVNGVHNGRLLGTIGAALGCKNAAGGPLDDFGDPELPKGMLTEIIA, encoded by the coding sequence ATGAATCGCCGTCATTTGCTTCGAGGTCTCTTCGGCGTCTCCCTCGCGCTCCCGTTCCTCGAGAGCTTCTCGCCGCGCAAGGCCGAGGCCGGCGCGGGCGACGTCCCTCCGTTCGCGATCTTCATGCGCCAGGCGAACGGCGTCGTGCAGCAGACCAACGACGAGCCCGAGATGTTCTGGCCGAGCCAGACCGGCGCGCTCACGACCGAGTCGCTGAACGCCGAGAGTGATCGGACGGTCAGCGAGCTCAGCGCGTATGCCTCGCGCCTCCTCCTGGTGAAGGGCATCAACTTCGCGTTCCCCGGCAACGGCTGCGGCCACTCCGGCGGCGGCAACCAGTGCCTCACGGCGCAGAAGGTCTCCACGGACCCGGTCGGCAACGAGTCGTTGGCGATGGGCGAGTCGATCGACAACCGCATCGCGCGCGAGCTCAACGCCGCGGGCGTCGAGCCCCTCACGTTGTATGCGGGCAAGAAGGCCGGCTACATCAACGAGGTGCTCTCGTACCGCGACGCGAAGGTCATCCGCGCGGCCGAGCACAACCCGATCAACGCCTACAAGGCGCTCTTCGGCCTCTCGGACCTCGACCCCGAGGTCCTGAAGCGGCTCGCCGCGCAACGCAAGAGCGTGAACGACCTCGTGCGTGAGCAGATGCAATCGCTCATGTCGCGCAAGGAACTCGGCAAGGCCGACCGGGATCGATTGGACCTGCATTTCCAGTCGATCCGGGACCTCGAGATCGGGCTCCAGTGCGCGCTCACGAAGGAAGAGGTCGCGGCGATGGAGGTGATGAGCCCGGACGCGCGCTCGAACGACAACCTGGAGAAGGTCGCGCGGATGCAGATGGACATCATCGCCCTCGCGATGGCATGCGGCACGACGCGCGCCGCGACGATCCAGATCGGCGACGGCAACGACAGCACCGAGTATTACATCAACGGCGTCCGGCAGAAGAGCTTCCACAAGATCTCGCACCGCATCGACAGCGACGGCTCCGAGGGCCCGCCGATCGAGGGCGCGTACCTGCTCCACCACGAGATCGACCGCATCCACGCGCGGATGTTCAGGTACCTGCTCGACAAACTCGCGGCCTACGATTTCGGCTCCGGATCGCTCCTCGATTTCGGCGTCGCGGTCTGGCTGAACGATCTCGGCAACAAGTACCACTCGTACACCGACGTCCCGTACGTCCTCGTGGGCGGCGCGAACGGCTACCTGAAGACGGGCCAGTACGTCGACGTGAACGGCGTGCACAACGGCCGTCTCCTCGGCACGATCGGCGCTGCCCTCGGCTGCAAGAACGCCGCGGGAGGCCCGCTCGACGATTTCGGTGACCCCGAGCTGCCGAAGGGCATGCTCACCGAGATCATCGCGTGA
- the hisH gene encoding imidazole glycerol phosphate synthase subunit HisH, protein MARVVVVDLGMGNLRSVERAITRAAEDRGVASEVVRSGRAEDVLGADKIVVPGQGAFRDCAAALAGELGEALREAVRRGKPYLGICLGLQALFASSEEAPGATGLGVFQGAVRRLNPGAGADVVKIPHIGWNRLEMKRAPEGALGAWGSEAPHVYFVHSYHAVPEDPSIVVATVTHGPNVVTAAVARDNVTAVQFHPEKSQGAGLVLLGAFVAA, encoded by the coding sequence ATGGCGCGGGTCGTCGTCGTGGATCTCGGGATGGGGAACCTGCGCAGCGTGGAGCGGGCAATCACGCGCGCGGCCGAGGATCGCGGCGTGGCGAGCGAGGTCGTTCGCAGCGGGCGAGCCGAAGACGTGCTCGGCGCGGACAAGATCGTGGTGCCCGGGCAAGGCGCGTTCCGCGATTGCGCAGCGGCGCTCGCGGGCGAGCTCGGCGAGGCGTTGCGGGAGGCCGTGCGCCGCGGCAAACCCTATCTCGGCATTTGCTTGGGGCTGCAAGCGCTGTTCGCGTCGAGCGAGGAGGCGCCGGGGGCCACGGGGCTCGGTGTGTTTCAGGGCGCCGTGCGGAGGCTCAATCCAGGGGCGGGCGCGGACGTGGTGAAGATCCCGCACATCGGCTGGAATCGGCTGGAGATGAAGCGGGCGCCCGAGGGCGCGCTCGGCGCGTGGGGATCGGAGGCGCCCCACGTGTACTTCGTGCACAGCTATCACGCGGTGCCGGAGGATCCGTCGATCGTGGTGGCGACGGTGACGCACGGGCCGAACGTGGTCACGGCGGCGGTCGCGCGGGACAACGTGACGGCCGTGCAATTCCACCCCGAAAAGAGCCAGGGCGCGGGGCTCGTGCTCCTCGGGGCGTTCGTCGCGGCGTAA
- the hisB gene encoding imidazoleglycerol-phosphate dehydratase HisB translates to MPRASRVERVTHETRIAVEVDLDGTGKSRITTPLPFLSHMLDQIARHGLFDLTVEAQGDVEIDGHHTTEDLGIVLGSAVAQALGDKAGITRYGEATLPMDEALVTCALDLSGRPYFVFRVPLPKAKVGTFDVELVPVFFEAFARSAQCNLHLRMHEGENLHHIIEISFKAFAKALMRATRIDPRVAGVPSTKGSL, encoded by the coding sequence ATGCCGCGTGCTAGCCGGGTCGAACGCGTGACCCACGAGACCCGCATCGCCGTCGAGGTCGATCTGGACGGGACCGGAAAAAGCCGCATCACGACGCCGCTGCCGTTCCTCTCGCACATGCTCGATCAGATCGCCCGGCACGGGCTCTTCGACCTGACCGTGGAGGCCCAGGGCGACGTGGAGATCGACGGGCACCACACGACCGAGGATCTCGGGATCGTGCTCGGCTCGGCCGTCGCGCAGGCGCTCGGGGACAAGGCGGGGATCACGCGTTACGGCGAGGCGACGTTGCCGATGGACGAGGCGCTCGTGACGTGCGCGCTCGATCTCTCGGGTCGACCGTATTTCGTGTTCCGCGTACCGCTCCCGAAGGCGAAGGTCGGGACGTTCGACGTGGAGCTCGTGCCGGTGTTTTTCGAGGCCTTCGCCCGATCGGCGCAGTGCAACTTGCACCTCAGAATGCACGAGGGCGAGAACCTGCACCACATCATCGAGATCAGCTTCAAGGCATTCGCGAAGGCGCTGATGCGGGCGACGCGGATCGATCCACGCGTGGCGGGCGTGCCGTCGACGAAGGGAAGCCTCTAG
- a CDS encoding DUF1592 domain-containing protein, with product METFSAPSSVMRRIPTLLRAGALVLACLLPACVGTIGGSSEDQAAVQSIPERSAFPRLTHAQWENSVRDVLRLEARPGFSASFTGDPLGGVFDNNEAVLSVTPNLWADYQRAAEELAALVVSDPAKVDALVPADEGQGNEARARAFIETVGKRAYRRPLTGQEVDKLVALFNEAPSLIEGDPFLAGVEHVLSAFFQSPHFIYRVEGTREPRPDGLIPLGAYERASRLSYLLWNTMPDDVLFEAAAAGELDTKEGLRTHAERMLADPQARDVVLAFHRQLFDWRKFEDLYKDPAVFPEFVPEIGKDLVREAELFVEDVVFEQEGGLTELLTSRTAFVNDRLAGIYEVDAPNGAEFGKVELDAEKRSGILTRAGFLAANGTARASDPIHRGVFVNLRVLCARLPPPPNNVPPLPPVEGKTTREIVASHTGKGTCGASCHGTLINPAGFAFENYDAIGRYRSEDNGFPVDAADAYPLGGGMVNFSDANTWSQLLAESREANECFAKNWLEFAYGRDAVVEDAKLIATLGEASRTGMSVKELLLELISSDAFSTRRPVEVAP from the coding sequence ATGGAGACTTTTAGCGCCCCTTCCTCCGTCATGCGCCGCATTCCGACGCTCCTGCGCGCCGGAGCGCTCGTCCTCGCTTGTCTCTTGCCCGCGTGCGTCGGGACGATCGGCGGCTCGTCGGAGGATCAAGCAGCCGTTCAATCGATACCCGAGCGCAGCGCCTTCCCGCGCTTGACCCACGCGCAGTGGGAAAACTCGGTGCGCGACGTATTGCGCCTCGAAGCGCGCCCCGGATTCTCGGCGTCGTTCACCGGAGACCCGCTCGGCGGCGTCTTCGACAACAACGAGGCCGTCCTTTCGGTCACGCCGAACCTGTGGGCCGATTACCAGCGCGCCGCCGAGGAGCTCGCGGCCCTGGTCGTCTCGGATCCCGCGAAGGTCGACGCGCTCGTGCCGGCCGACGAGGGACAAGGAAACGAGGCCCGCGCCCGCGCCTTCATCGAGACCGTCGGCAAGCGCGCGTATCGCCGGCCCCTCACCGGCCAGGAAGTCGACAAACTCGTCGCGCTCTTCAACGAGGCCCCGAGCCTCATCGAAGGCGACCCCTTCCTCGCCGGTGTCGAGCACGTCCTCTCGGCCTTCTTCCAGTCGCCGCATTTCATCTATCGCGTCGAAGGCACACGCGAGCCACGCCCCGACGGCCTCATCCCGCTCGGCGCCTACGAGCGCGCATCGCGGCTCTCGTATCTCCTCTGGAACACGATGCCCGACGACGTCCTCTTCGAGGCCGCCGCGGCGGGCGAGCTCGACACGAAGGAGGGCCTGCGCACCCACGCCGAGCGCATGCTCGCGGATCCGCAGGCGCGTGACGTCGTCCTCGCGTTCCACCGCCAGCTCTTCGACTGGAGGAAGTTCGAGGATCTCTACAAGGATCCCGCCGTCTTCCCCGAGTTCGTCCCCGAGATCGGAAAGGACCTCGTCCGCGAGGCCGAGCTCTTCGTCGAGGACGTGGTCTTCGAGCAGGAGGGTGGCTTGACCGAGCTGCTCACCTCGCGCACCGCGTTCGTGAACGACAGGCTCGCGGGCATCTACGAGGTCGACGCGCCGAACGGCGCCGAGTTCGGCAAGGTCGAGCTCGACGCAGAAAAACGCAGCGGCATCCTCACCCGCGCCGGCTTCCTCGCGGCGAACGGCACGGCCCGCGCGTCCGACCCGATCCACCGCGGCGTCTTCGTGAACCTGCGCGTCCTCTGCGCGCGTTTGCCGCCGCCGCCGAACAACGTCCCGCCGCTGCCGCCCGTCGAGGGGAAGACCACGCGCGAGATCGTCGCCAGCCACACGGGCAAGGGCACGTGCGGCGCCTCGTGCCACGGCACGCTCATCAACCCGGCCGGCTTCGCGTTCGAGAACTACGACGCGATCGGCCGTTACCGGTCGGAGGACAACGGCTTCCCGGTCGACGCCGCGGACGCGTACCCGCTCGGCGGCGGCATGGTGAACTTCAGCGATGCCAACACGTGGAGCCAGTTGCTCGCGGAGAGCCGCGAGGCGAACGAGTGCTTCGCGAAGAACTGGCTCGAGTTCGCCTACGGCAGGGACGCCGTGGTCGAGGACGCCAAGCTCATCGCGACGCTCGGCGAGGCCTCGCGCACCGGCATGTCCGTCAAGGAGCTCCTGCTCGAGCTCATCTCCTCCGACGCCTTCTCGACCCGCCGCCCCGTGGAGGTCGCGCCATGA
- the lon gene encoding endopeptidase La, whose amino-acid sequence MASNGAPPSRPPSSSGEDSVPILPLRNSVLFPMSVVPINVGRPRSVRLVEDLLGRERALVGVISQRSPEIDEPTFKELYTVGTIARVVKVIRLGPSNYSVVLNGLGRFRVKNIVTLEPYMRAKIERIPESLVRDVELDALGTGLREATREVLQLMPNLPRDTAGILDNVREPGALADLIASNFPQAQASVADKQEILEAFDVKARVRLVLAMVGRQLEVLRVKKEISSMVQEEMGKSQREYILRQQMKSIREELGEAGEDDEIEELRERVRRAKVPPEVEKVVKKQLGRMRSMAQQSAEYNVTRTYVEWIADLPWSKTTVDRISVQEVRRCLDEDHMGLEKVKKRIVEYAAIRQLRADKKGPILLFIGPPGVGKTSLGRSIARAMGRQYERIALGGVRDEAEVRGHRRTYVGALPGRILQALKKAGTKNPVLVLDEVDKMGVDLRGDPAAALLEVLDPEQNSTFQDHYLDMPFDLSQVMFLATANNRETIPPALFDRMEVIEVPGYTRTDKLGIAREFLVPKQLSAHGLTDERLEFTEPGIATLVDHYTREAGVRGLEREIAAVCRATAVKLAEGNAVLEVVSPEHVEKVLGPHKHRPEIAERNLEPGVATGLAWTPTGGEILFIEATKMPGKGNVVLTGNMKNVMQESATTAVSFVRSKAGELHLDPEWLKNIDLHVHIPKHGTPKDGPSAGVTMFTAVCSLLLGCPVRSDIAMTGEISLRGRIMSVGGVKEKLLAAHRAGIKHVIIPAKNRKDLEDVPQDILDEVKVTLVNAMDEILPLVLEPPRQTSVSTPPPLA is encoded by the coding sequence ATGGCCTCGAACGGCGCGCCCCCCTCTCGACCACCCTCTTCCTCGGGAGAGGATAGCGTCCCGATCCTCCCGCTGCGGAATTCCGTATTGTTTCCCATGTCGGTGGTCCCGATCAACGTCGGGCGTCCCCGCAGTGTCCGGCTCGTCGAGGACCTCCTCGGCCGCGAGCGGGCCCTCGTCGGCGTGATCAGCCAGCGTTCACCCGAGATCGACGAGCCGACCTTCAAGGAGCTCTACACGGTCGGCACCATCGCGCGGGTCGTGAAGGTGATCCGCCTCGGACCGAGCAACTACTCCGTCGTCCTGAACGGGCTCGGCCGCTTCCGCGTGAAGAACATCGTCACGCTCGAGCCGTACATGCGCGCGAAGATCGAGCGCATCCCCGAGTCGCTCGTCCGCGACGTCGAGCTCGACGCGCTCGGCACGGGCCTGCGCGAAGCGACGCGCGAGGTCCTGCAGCTCATGCCGAACCTGCCGCGCGACACGGCGGGCATCCTCGACAACGTGCGCGAGCCCGGCGCGCTCGCCGATCTCATCGCCTCGAACTTCCCGCAGGCGCAGGCGTCCGTCGCCGACAAGCAGGAGATCCTCGAGGCCTTCGACGTGAAGGCCCGCGTGCGGCTCGTGCTCGCGATGGTGGGTCGCCAGCTCGAAGTGCTGCGCGTGAAGAAGGAGATCTCCTCCATGGTCCAGGAGGAGATGGGCAAGAGCCAGCGCGAGTACATCCTGCGCCAGCAGATGAAGAGCATCCGCGAGGAGCTCGGCGAGGCGGGCGAGGACGACGAGATCGAGGAGCTGCGCGAGCGTGTGCGCCGCGCGAAGGTCCCGCCCGAGGTCGAGAAGGTCGTGAAGAAGCAGCTCGGCCGCATGCGCTCGATGGCGCAGCAGTCGGCCGAGTACAACGTCACGCGGACGTACGTCGAGTGGATCGCGGACCTGCCGTGGTCGAAGACGACGGTCGATCGCATCAGCGTGCAGGAGGTGCGCCGTTGCCTCGACGAGGACCACATGGGCCTCGAAAAGGTGAAGAAGCGCATCGTCGAGTACGCCGCGATCCGGCAGCTCCGGGCCGACAAGAAGGGCCCGATCCTGCTCTTCATCGGGCCGCCCGGCGTCGGCAAGACCTCGCTCGGCCGCTCGATCGCCCGCGCGATGGGCCGCCAGTACGAGCGCATCGCGCTCGGCGGCGTACGCGACGAGGCCGAGGTCCGCGGCCATCGCCGTACGTACGTCGGCGCCTTGCCGGGTCGCATCCTGCAAGCGCTGAAGAAGGCCGGCACGAAGAACCCGGTGCTCGTCCTCGACGAGGTCGACAAGATGGGCGTCGATCTGCGCGGCGATCCGGCGGCGGCGCTCCTCGAGGTGCTGGATCCCGAGCAGAACTCGACGTTCCAGGATCACTACCTCGACATGCCGTTCGACCTGTCGCAGGTGATGTTCCTGGCCACGGCGAACAACCGCGAAACGATCCCGCCTGCGCTCTTCGACCGCATGGAGGTCATCGAGGTCCCGGGCTACACGCGCACGGACAAACTCGGCATCGCGCGCGAGTTCCTCGTGCCGAAGCAGCTCTCGGCGCACGGCCTCACGGACGAGCGGCTGGAGTTCACCGAGCCCGGCATCGCCACGCTCGTCGACCACTACACGCGCGAGGCCGGCGTGCGCGGGCTCGAGCGCGAGATCGCGGCGGTTTGTCGGGCCACGGCGGTCAAGCTCGCCGAAGGCAACGCGGTGCTGGAGGTCGTCTCGCCCGAGCACGTCGAGAAGGTCCTCGGCCCGCACAAGCATCGCCCCGAGATCGCCGAGCGCAACCTCGAACCGGGCGTGGCGACGGGCCTCGCGTGGACGCCCACGGGCGGCGAGATCCTCTTCATCGAGGCCACCAAGATGCCCGGCAAGGGCAACGTCGTGTTGACCGGCAACATGAAGAACGTGATGCAGGAGTCGGCCACGACGGCCGTCTCCTTCGTCCGCAGCAAGGCCGGCGAGCTGCACCTCGATCCCGAGTGGCTGAAGAACATCGACCTGCACGTGCACATCCCGAAGCACGGCACGCCCAAGGACGGGCCGAGCGCGGGCGTGACGATGTTCACCGCGGTCTGCTCGCTCCTGCTCGGCTGCCCGGTGCGCTCGGACATCGCGATGACGGGCGAGATCTCGCTGCGCGGCCGCATCATGAGCGTGGGCGGCGTGAAGGAGAAGCTGCTCGCCGCGCACCGCGCCGGCATCAAGCACGTCATCATCCCCGCGAAGAACCGCAAGGATCTCGAAGACGTGCCGCAGGACATCCTCGACGAGGTCAAGGTGACGCTCGTCAACGCGATGGATGAGATCCTCCCGCTCGTGCTCGAACCCCCGCGACAAACGTCCGTGAGCACGCCGCCGCCCCTGGCGTGA